The Novosphingobium kaempferiae genome includes a window with the following:
- a CDS encoding ROK family protein, translated as MHKLAGIELGGTKTVVVLGAPGRIDERLEFPTTEPAETLGRAVEAIEGWRDDKPVDAVGIASFGPIRVSRDAADYGTMLDTPKIGWAGAEVRATIADALGCPVAIDTDVNGAALAEHRFGAGQGCESMVYLTIGTGLGGGVLVHGTPAHGLLHPEIGHVRLRRAAADRFEGACAFHGDCIEGLLSGPALAARLGTHPSRVDPDNPMWEPVAHDLAELLAMLVFTVSPQRIVVGGGVANKQPHLLPMAVARMPALLGGYLRDCTRERLAGMVVPPLLGDDAGPMGSLVLAAKAFEGHGALAMAAS; from the coding sequence ATGCACAAGCTCGCAGGCATCGAACTGGGCGGCACCAAGACCGTGGTCGTGCTGGGCGCGCCCGGCCGGATCGACGAGCGGCTGGAGTTCCCGACCACCGAACCTGCCGAAACGCTGGGCCGCGCGGTCGAGGCGATCGAGGGCTGGCGCGACGACAAGCCCGTCGACGCGGTCGGCATCGCCAGCTTCGGACCGATCCGCGTCTCGCGCGATGCCGCCGACTACGGCACGATGCTCGATACCCCCAAGATCGGCTGGGCCGGAGCCGAAGTGCGCGCGACGATCGCCGATGCGCTGGGCTGCCCGGTCGCCATCGACACCGACGTCAACGGCGCCGCGCTGGCCGAGCATCGCTTCGGCGCAGGGCAGGGGTGCGAGAGCATGGTCTACCTAACCATCGGGACCGGCCTTGGCGGCGGCGTGCTCGTACACGGCACGCCCGCGCATGGTCTGCTGCACCCAGAGATCGGCCACGTCCGCCTGCGCCGCGCTGCCGCCGACCGGTTCGAGGGCGCCTGTGCCTTCCACGGCGACTGCATCGAGGGCCTGTTGAGCGGCCCCGCGCTCGCCGCTCGCCTCGGCACTCACCCCTCGCGAGTCGATCCCGACAACCCGATGTGGGAGCCGGTCGCGCACGATCTTGCCGAATTGCTGGCGATGCTGGTCTTCACCGTCTCGCCCCAGCGCATCGTCGTGGGCGGCGGCGTCGCCAACAAGCAGCCGCATCTTTTGCCGATGGCGGTCGCGCGGATGCCTGCGCTGCTCGGCGGTTATCTGCGCGACTGCACGCGCGAGCGGCTGGCCGGCATGGTTGTCCCGCCGCTGCTGGGCGACGATGCCGGGCCGATGGGATCGCTCGTACTCGCGGCGAAAGCGTTCGAAGGTCACGGTGCCCTAGCTATGGCGGCCTCCTGA
- a CDS encoding NAD-glutamate dehydrogenase domain-containing protein produces MSAGELTVPKKASKKRGALSPAALHKALAEELRGALLPGDDPEGPWIDEAVRFLAATAAEREPGEPAIDLTSASEERRILRIALINDDMPFLVDSAAAVLAEAGLVIDRLVHPVVPVRRDESGKLLDIPADPAEATGRESMIYIETPRGDARQRRELLRALQGALGDVRAAVTDWPLMVEAMRADADRIDDAEGAELLRWFASGMLTQLGHVTRTRDGTRKQRLGVCRRWQEDVLSDASYARAFEAFDAAIAAGTASAPLVIKANRIATVHRRVPLDLFLVPVIEKGKITALSVHAGIWTSAALATPPDRVPRLRQHLSTFAERLELDPKGHTGKALAHALTSLPHDLVLGLGEADVERLAMTMTALVDRPRPRLLLTRSPLMRHLFAFVWLPRDLLSTQMQRRIQTMVEEAAQAPTLDWSMQVEAGNLAMLRYTLDIREGVHHPSEEELDRNLQTLLRGWTEAVEAALATMLEPGRAAAVAGRYAEAFPIGYRTDFGPTEAATDIAVLRRIAVGEGSEGEAAAHRDVRFHKREGDPATWVHLKIYQSEGGLPLSDAVPALENFGFRVIAEVPTALEKGKLGVIHDFVVETLDGRAPAEVLDQAASIEDALRAVLNGTGENDAFNRLVPGLGLDSGEANWLRAWYRYLRQAGTHFGIPTVVDALQGAPSVTTAIIALFRALHDPAFDGDREEARAHAEEAIRTGLAGVNAINDDRLLRSYRDIVLAMLRTNAFAPAGETALAFKFDSALVPGLPKPVPWREIFVYSRRVEGIHLRAGPVARGGLRWSDRRDDFRVEILGLMKAQRVKNAVIVPTGAKGGFYPKQLPDPSRDRAAWAAEGQGSYEVFVDTLLSITDNIVGDRVVHPEGVVVRDGEDPYFVVAADKGTAKFSDVANGIAARRDFWLDDAFASGGSNGYDHKAMGITAKGAWLSVQRHFLEMGVDVQADPVRVVGCGDMSGDVFGNGMLLSKTIRLVAAFDHRHIFLDPDPDAAKAWAERQRLFDLPVSSWNDYDKALISKGGGVFPRSMKAIPLSEEVRAALDISATEIDPDSLITAILSAPVDLLWFGGIGTYVKSSAENNVQVGDPTNDGLRVSGNELRVKVIGEGANLGVTQAGRIEFASRGGRINADFIDNSAGVDCSDNEVNIKIALAAAKRAGKLPEKKRVELLRAMTDEVAALVLEDNRLQALALSIAERGGAQVIPSHIRLIETMEESGHLDRRTEGLADNDVLSRRAQDGRGLTRPELAVLLSSGKLQLQGAIEDSELPADPGLTDLLLSAFPQPMQDKFGKFIKGHRLAREIIATKLANRIVNRLGIVTPFELAEEEGAHLSQVAAAFALADRLFGLEALWDRLEAAPMAETARVAMFETVALAVRGHMADLLRAGAGQIAPSELVARLGKGIAALSTDTAELLGERTAAHSRKLRSGLTDLGAPEDIAIEVAHLFDLDGAVGIASLAAETGIAPRRLVTAFTRVGAGLGLDWAQGTAAMMSPSDPWERLLVAGLARDFQQMRLDFLRGLSRTKAGKSDPLAATEEWGRQHKSAIDAFRAIVHRAEKTVTITPAMLAQIASQARNLLAR; encoded by the coding sequence ATGAGCGCAGGCGAACTCACCGTCCCCAAGAAGGCTTCGAAGAAGCGGGGGGCTCTCTCGCCCGCCGCCTTGCACAAGGCGCTTGCCGAGGAACTGCGCGGCGCGCTGCTTCCCGGTGACGACCCCGAAGGCCCCTGGATCGACGAAGCCGTGCGCTTCCTCGCCGCGACCGCGGCAGAGCGCGAGCCGGGCGAGCCCGCCATCGACCTGACGTCTGCCAGCGAAGAGCGCCGCATCCTGCGGATCGCGCTCATCAACGACGACATGCCTTTCCTCGTCGACTCGGCCGCCGCCGTGCTGGCAGAGGCGGGCCTCGTCATTGACCGGCTGGTGCATCCGGTGGTTCCGGTGCGCCGCGACGAGAGCGGTAAGCTGCTCGACATCCCCGCCGATCCCGCCGAGGCGACCGGGCGCGAGTCGATGATCTACATCGAGACGCCGCGCGGCGATGCCCGCCAGCGCCGCGAACTGCTGCGCGCGCTGCAGGGCGCGCTGGGCGACGTGCGCGCCGCCGTCACCGACTGGCCGCTGATGGTCGAGGCCATGCGCGCCGACGCCGACCGCATCGACGATGCCGAGGGCGCCGAACTGCTGCGCTGGTTCGCGAGCGGCATGCTCACGCAACTGGGGCACGTCACGCGCACCCGCGACGGCACCCGCAAGCAGCGCCTCGGCGTCTGCCGCCGCTGGCAGGAGGACGTGCTGTCCGATGCCAGCTATGCCCGCGCTTTCGAGGCGTTCGACGCGGCGATCGCCGCCGGAACAGCCAGCGCGCCGCTGGTTATCAAGGCCAACCGCATCGCCACCGTTCACCGCCGCGTGCCGCTGGACCTGTTCCTCGTTCCGGTGATCGAGAAGGGCAAGATCACGGCCCTGTCGGTCCACGCGGGCATCTGGACGAGCGCCGCGCTCGCCACGCCGCCTGATCGCGTCCCGCGCCTGCGCCAGCACCTCTCGACCTTCGCCGAGCGCCTCGAACTCGATCCCAAGGGCCACACCGGCAAGGCGCTGGCCCATGCGCTGACCAGCCTGCCGCACGACCTCGTGCTGGGGCTGGGCGAGGCCGACGTGGAGCGCCTGGCGATGACGATGACCGCGCTGGTCGACCGTCCGCGCCCGCGCCTGCTGCTGACGCGCTCGCCGCTGATGCGCCACCTTTTCGCCTTCGTCTGGCTGCCTCGCGACCTGCTTTCCACGCAGATGCAGCGCCGAATCCAGACCATGGTGGAGGAAGCCGCGCAGGCCCCGACGCTCGACTGGAGCATGCAGGTTGAGGCAGGCAACCTCGCCATGCTGCGCTACACGCTCGACATTCGCGAGGGCGTGCATCACCCCTCCGAGGAGGAACTCGACCGCAACCTCCAGACCCTGCTGCGCGGCTGGACCGAGGCGGTCGAGGCGGCGCTGGCGACGATGCTGGAGCCGGGCCGCGCCGCCGCCGTCGCGGGCCGCTATGCCGAGGCGTTCCCGATCGGCTACCGCACCGACTTCGGCCCGACCGAGGCCGCGACCGACATCGCCGTGCTGCGCCGCATCGCCGTGGGCGAGGGCTCCGAAGGCGAGGCCGCAGCCCATCGCGACGTGCGCTTCCACAAGCGCGAGGGCGATCCTGCGACCTGGGTCCACCTCAAGATCTACCAGTCCGAAGGCGGGCTGCCGCTGTCCGACGCCGTGCCCGCGCTGGAGAACTTCGGCTTCCGCGTCATCGCCGAAGTTCCGACCGCGCTGGAGAAGGGCAAGCTCGGCGTCATCCACGACTTCGTGGTCGAGACGCTCGACGGTCGCGCGCCTGCCGAGGTGCTCGATCAGGCCGCCTCGATCGAGGACGCGCTTCGGGCGGTGCTCAACGGCACCGGAGAGAACGACGCCTTCAACCGCCTCGTCCCCGGCCTCGGGCTCGACAGCGGCGAGGCGAACTGGCTGCGTGCCTGGTATCGCTACTTGCGGCAGGCGGGCACGCACTTCGGCATCCCGACCGTGGTCGATGCGCTGCAGGGCGCGCCCAGCGTCACCACGGCCATCATCGCGCTGTTTCGCGCGCTGCACGACCCCGCGTTCGACGGCGACCGCGAGGAAGCCCGTGCCCATGCCGAGGAGGCGATCCGCACCGGCCTTGCGGGCGTCAACGCGATTAACGACGACCGTTTGCTGCGCTCTTACCGCGACATCGTGCTCGCCATGCTGCGCACCAACGCCTTCGCTCCGGCGGGCGAGACGGCGCTGGCGTTCAAGTTCGATTCCGCGCTCGTCCCCGGCCTGCCCAAGCCGGTGCCATGGCGTGAGATCTTCGTCTATTCGCGCCGGGTCGAGGGCATCCACCTGCGCGCCGGACCCGTCGCGCGCGGCGGCCTGCGCTGGTCCGACCGTCGCGACGACTTCCGCGTCGAAATCCTCGGCCTGATGAAGGCGCAGCGCGTCAAGAACGCGGTCATCGTGCCGACCGGCGCCAAGGGCGGCTTCTATCCCAAGCAGCTTCCCGACCCGAGCCGCGACCGCGCGGCGTGGGCCGCCGAAGGGCAGGGCAGCTACGAGGTCTTCGTCGATACGCTGCTGTCGATCACCGACAACATCGTGGGCGACCGCGTGGTCCATCCCGAGGGCGTCGTGGTGCGTGACGGGGAAGACCCGTACTTCGTCGTCGCCGCGGACAAGGGCACGGCCAAGTTCTCCGACGTCGCTAACGGCATCGCCGCCCGCCGCGACTTCTGGCTGGACGACGCCTTCGCCAGCGGCGGCTCCAACGGCTACGACCACAAGGCGATGGGCATCACCGCCAAGGGCGCGTGGTTGTCGGTGCAGCGCCACTTCCTCGAAATGGGCGTGGACGTGCAGGCCGATCCGGTCCGCGTGGTCGGCTGCGGCGACATGTCGGGCGACGTGTTCGGCAACGGCATGCTGCTGTCGAAGACGATCCGTCTGGTCGCCGCGTTCGACCACCGCCACATCTTCCTCGACCCCGATCCCGACGCCGCGAAGGCATGGGCGGAGCGCCAGCGCCTGTTCGACCTGCCGGTGTCCAGCTGGAACGACTACGACAAGGCGCTGATCTCCAAGGGCGGCGGCGTGTTCCCGCGCAGCATGAAGGCGATTCCCTTGAGCGAGGAAGTGCGCGCGGCGCTGGATATCTCCGCGACCGAGATCGACCCGGATTCGCTCATCACCGCGATCCTGTCGGCGCCGGTGGACCTGCTGTGGTTCGGTGGCATCGGCACTTACGTGAAGTCCTCTGCGGAGAACAACGTGCAGGTGGGCGATCCCACCAACGACGGCCTGCGCGTCAGTGGCAACGAACTGCGCGTGAAGGTGATCGGCGAGGGCGCGAACCTTGGCGTCACGCAGGCGGGCCGCATTGAGTTCGCATCACGCGGCGGGCGCATCAACGCAGACTTCATCGACAACTCGGCGGGCGTCGACTGCTCGGACAACGAGGTCAACATCAAGATCGCGCTGGCCGCCGCCAAGCGCGCGGGCAAGCTGCCCGAGAAGAAGCGCGTCGAACTGCTGCGCGCGATGACCGACGAGGTCGCCGCGCTGGTGCTGGAGGACAACCGCCTCCAGGCCCTCGCGCTCTCCATCGCCGAGCGCGGCGGGGCGCAGGTCATCCCCTCGCATATCCGTCTCATCGAGACGATGGAGGAGAGCGGCCACCTCGACCGTCGCACGGAAGGGCTCGCCGACAACGACGTGCTCAGCCGCCGTGCGCAGGACGGGCGCGGGTTGACCCGGCCCGAACTGGCTGTGCTGCTCTCCAGCGGCAAGCTGCAGCTTCAGGGCGCGATCGAGGACAGCGAGCTGCCCGCCGATCCGGGGCTTACCGACCTGCTGCTCTCGGCCTTCCCGCAGCCGATGCAGGACAAGTTCGGCAAGTTCATCAAGGGCCACCGCCTCGCGCGCGAGATCATCGCGACTAAGCTCGCCAACCGCATCGTCAACCGCCTCGGCATAGTGACGCCGTTCGAGCTGGCGGAAGAGGAAGGCGCGCACCTGTCGCAGGTGGCGGCCGCCTTCGCGCTCGCCGACCGGCTGTTCGGGCTGGAAGCGCTGTGGGACCGGCTGGAAGCCGCGCCCATGGCCGAGACCGCACGCGTGGCCATGTTCGAGACGGTCGCGCTCGCGGTGCGTGGGCACATGGCGGACCTGCTGCGCGCGGGCGCGGGCCAGATCGCGCCGTCCGAACTGGTCGCGCGGCTCGGCAAGGGCATCGCGGCGCTTTCCACCGACACCGCCGAACTGCTGGGCGAGCGCACCGCCGCGCATTCGCGCAAGCTGCGCAGCGGCCTCACCGACCTCGGCGCGCCGGAGGACATCGCGATCGAGGTCGCGCACCTGTTCGACCTCGACGGCGCGGTGGGCATCGCCTCGCTCGCGGCGGAGACGGGCATCGCCCCGCGCCGCCTCGTCACCGCGTTCACGCGCGTGGGCGCAGGGCTGGGCCTCGACTGGGCGCAGGGCACGGCGGCGATGATGAGCCCGTCCGATCCGTGGGAGCGCCTGCTGGTCGCGGGCCTTGCGCGCGATTTCCAGCAGATGCGCCTCGACTTCCTGCGCGGCCTTTCCCGCACCAAGGCCGGCAAGAGCGACCCGCTCGCGGCGACCGAGGAATGGGGCCGCCAGCACAAGAGCGCCATCGACGCCTTCCGCGCCATCGTCCACCGCGCGGAGAAGACCGTCACGATCACGCCTGCGATGCTGGCGCAGATCGCCAGCCAGGCGCGGAATTTGCTGGCGCGGTAA